In the genome of Dehalobacter sp., one region contains:
- a CDS encoding RecX family transcriptional regulator, translated as MMNRNQVSPKKSVIGAALDFLSRRQLSASQLAGKLEAKGYSAEESAEALRKLEEWKYIDDRQYALSYIKSKETRFSRARICMELQKAGLDNRMISLVMDEYYPEQQEVQNCLLLGRKMFEQEYRKYQKKSLNDQNGNIPPKELYLRKKVGDKLLAKGYQLDIVKKVLGEIIIFDNL; from the coding sequence ATGATGAATAGAAATCAGGTCTCACCAAAGAAAAGTGTGATAGGTGCTGCGCTGGATTTCTTAAGCCGCAGGCAGCTGTCTGCCAGCCAGCTTGCCGGTAAGCTGGAAGCTAAAGGCTATTCCGCAGAGGAAAGTGCTGAAGCTCTTCGAAAGCTAGAAGAATGGAAATATATTGATGACCGGCAATATGCCTTGTCATATATTAAAAGTAAGGAAACAAGGTTCTCCAGGGCCAGAATATGTATGGAACTGCAAAAAGCCGGTCTGGACAATCGGATGATTTCTCTCGTCATGGATGAATACTATCCCGAGCAGCAGGAGGTTCAAAACTGCCTGCTGCTTGGCCGTAAAATGTTTGAGCAAGAGTATAGGAAATATCAGAAAAAATCCCTAAACGATCAGAACGGAAATATCCCCCCAAAAGAGTTATACTTAAGGAAAAAGGTCGGGGACAAGCTCTTAGCGAAGGGCTATCAATTGGATATCGTCAAAAAAGTACTTGGAGAGATTATTATTTTCGATAATCTGTAA